The Arthrobacter sp. NicSoilC5 genome has a window encoding:
- a CDS encoding beta-galactosidase → MELHQKQDRILSRRLFVSGVGAAALAGGAAGAVLSNVGQPSPQNVAIAVPNGSNLAAVPWEGGPEYWRRYPKAEAAGWTNPSFFPVGVFFGRPAHAKQLKALGINTFQAVEHNAPLAAATAEGMFCIVQDEFSSAEIGADPLAVGLLAYDECDMGLGCGGQTTQESLANMRAQVNALRSRNDGRFINANYSKGVLETFWARGTMRDFMSVVDCASVDNYAYTSPDTAAAIAASSHWPAGVPVARAATYGWLVERMRAFQAYPGSQPNWMMVETAMPYLTDKGASTITPEQIEGACWSAIAHEARGIVFFQHNNDGINGNYSLVESPLERRERIHAIIQGIHTMAPVINTQSYAWDFGSDTDTMLKMHDGAAYIFASNALGAEPGAHKLSLPPSLPAASIEVVGENRTIQVNNSAFTDDFTFEYSHHIYKFAANPV, encoded by the coding sequence ATGGAATTGCATCAGAAGCAGGACCGGATCCTAAGCCGCAGGCTGTTCGTCAGTGGCGTTGGTGCGGCCGCCCTCGCTGGCGGAGCCGCCGGCGCTGTGCTCAGCAACGTTGGGCAGCCCAGCCCGCAGAATGTAGCCATCGCCGTGCCGAACGGATCCAATCTTGCCGCTGTCCCCTGGGAGGGAGGGCCGGAGTATTGGCGGCGCTATCCCAAGGCCGAAGCGGCGGGATGGACAAACCCCAGCTTCTTCCCAGTTGGCGTCTTCTTCGGAAGACCAGCTCATGCCAAACAACTTAAAGCGCTCGGTATAAATACTTTCCAAGCAGTGGAGCACAATGCTCCTCTTGCCGCTGCAACGGCTGAAGGCATGTTCTGCATTGTGCAGGACGAATTCAGTTCCGCAGAGATTGGGGCGGATCCGTTGGCCGTCGGCCTCCTGGCCTACGACGAATGTGACATGGGCCTGGGATGCGGAGGCCAGACGACCCAGGAGAGTCTCGCAAACATGCGGGCGCAGGTGAACGCCCTCCGGTCCCGCAACGACGGGAGATTCATCAACGCGAATTACTCAAAAGGTGTCCTTGAGACGTTTTGGGCACGTGGCACAATGCGCGACTTCATGTCCGTGGTTGACTGCGCCAGCGTGGACAATTACGCCTATACCTCGCCAGATACCGCCGCCGCGATTGCCGCCTCTTCACATTGGCCTGCCGGCGTTCCCGTCGCCCGGGCAGCCACCTACGGTTGGCTCGTGGAAAGGATGCGCGCGTTCCAGGCCTATCCAGGTAGCCAACCGAACTGGATGATGGTGGAGACTGCCATGCCCTACCTGACTGACAAGGGGGCATCCACCATCACGCCGGAACAAATAGAGGGGGCGTGCTGGTCGGCTATCGCTCATGAAGCCCGTGGCATCGTCTTCTTCCAGCACAACAACGACGGTATCAACGGCAACTACTCGTTGGTGGAGTCTCCATTGGAGAGACGGGAACGAATCCACGCCATTATCCAAGGGATCCATACGATGGCTCCTGTAATTAATACGCAGTCCTATGCGTGGGACTTCGGTTCTGACACGGACACGATGCTGAAAATGCACGATGGTGCCGCCTACATATTCGCGTCCAATGCCTTAGGTGCGGAGCCCGGTGCGCACAAGCTTTCCCTGCCGCCATCGCTTCCTGCCGCTAGTATTGAAGTTGTCGGTGAAAACCGCACCATCCAGGTCAATAATTCTGCCTTCACGGACGATTTCACCTTCGAGTACTCCCACCACATTTATAAGTTTGCCGCCAATCCCGTCTGA
- a CDS encoding chain-length determining protein, translated as MDPMAVIRTMLRYKSFLLPVVLLTVLAAAYVFQFGPRSYEASTSFAVVNPRVPTDRDLLLDPSLANLNGDNPFLRSSDQSLISEVVISRLASSAVADEFKEEGLSTDYTVSKGINGNGFVISITARGDSEDRALKTAAALGDELQRNLRAVQKVNNADDRFLFTGLAVTPLSKATEQFSSRLRSVIMVLLGGTVLMFGAVSMARSMEAAALNRQRRKVQTDRAVQEMPGGNHTSEERGSMDSHGVDTPVASRNALAPAPTMNRSRGPQPGTRRSNRMSSRPQGEDPLRTPARVTR; from the coding sequence ATGGATCCCATGGCGGTAATCCGCACAATGCTGCGCTACAAATCATTTCTGCTACCTGTGGTTTTATTGACGGTGCTGGCAGCAGCATATGTGTTCCAGTTCGGACCCAGGTCCTACGAGGCGAGTACCAGCTTCGCAGTTGTAAACCCCCGCGTTCCCACCGACCGGGACCTGCTCCTCGACCCAAGTCTGGCGAACCTCAACGGAGATAACCCCTTCCTGCGCTCCTCCGACCAATCGCTCATCAGTGAGGTAGTGATTTCACGGCTGGCCAGCAGTGCAGTCGCCGATGAATTTAAAGAAGAAGGGTTAAGTACTGATTACACCGTCAGCAAGGGCATCAATGGCAACGGGTTCGTCATCTCGATTACTGCGAGGGGCGACTCGGAGGATCGGGCATTAAAGACAGCGGCAGCGCTGGGCGACGAACTCCAGCGGAATTTGCGTGCTGTGCAAAAAGTCAACAATGCGGATGACAGATTCCTCTTCACCGGGCTGGCAGTGACACCGCTAAGTAAGGCGACGGAACAGTTTTCCAGCCGGCTGCGGTCGGTGATCATGGTGTTGTTGGGGGGAACTGTCCTCATGTTTGGTGCAGTATCCATGGCCCGTTCGATGGAGGCGGCTGCCCTGAACCGGCAAAGAAGGAAGGTGCAGACTGATCGTGCTGTACAGGAAATGCCGGGAGGTAACCATACTTCGGAGGAGCGAGGCAGCATGGACTCTCATGGCGTTGACACACCTGTAGCTTCGCGCAATGCCCTTGCTCCAGCACCCACCATGAACAGGTCCAGGGGACCGCAACCAGGGACGCGCCGCTCCAACAGGATGTCCTCCCGTCCGCAAGGTGAGGACCCCCTGCGAACTCCCGCACGGGTTACCAGGTAG
- a CDS encoding O-antigen ligase family protein yields the protein MVIQPIGAAGTVPLLLALLLFVFWAASCIFALHDPIPFRHPGRLALGLLLLGTSISYVGLYSGWTGPSSVAARAAADRWVMLLLASTALICVAAETVRTIADAMVLVRAILAGGVFCCLVAAVQFFLQLNPMEWFQNTMPGFSYNGGDTTFQQRGALLRVAGTTFTPIELAVVSSMLLPLSIWRALFDDKGRKWLHWAGTCLLIFAIAATISRSGILGISLAMVIFVPFMPRLARKWAALAVPMVAAVLFMGVPGLLSTLFGALVPEPGDLSISTRTNNYPRVAEMFEQRPLIGTGPGNYLPDNALHILDNQYLNATVTMGLLGLLCTVAYFVMPGLAALLAARTAKAPVLRCLAAAVAAAGLVAMACSATFDSLSFPVFALTYPLIIGLGGAIWIMTNNENVLTNKGVI from the coding sequence ATGGTGATCCAACCGATAGGAGCTGCTGGGACGGTTCCTCTTCTGCTTGCCCTTCTGCTGTTTGTCTTCTGGGCAGCTTCATGCATCTTTGCCCTGCACGATCCGATCCCCTTCCGGCACCCCGGACGCCTGGCCCTGGGCCTGCTGCTGTTAGGCACCAGCATTTCCTACGTCGGCCTCTACTCCGGGTGGACAGGACCCAGCAGCGTTGCGGCCAGGGCCGCCGCGGACAGATGGGTCATGCTCCTTCTTGCGAGCACAGCACTCATATGCGTTGCAGCCGAAACGGTGCGCACCATTGCCGACGCAATGGTGCTTGTCCGTGCGATCCTGGCCGGCGGTGTTTTCTGCTGCCTGGTAGCTGCAGTTCAATTTTTCCTGCAACTCAACCCCATGGAGTGGTTCCAGAACACAATGCCGGGCTTCAGCTACAACGGCGGGGATACCACTTTCCAACAGCGTGGGGCGCTTCTCCGTGTTGCCGGAACTACGTTCACACCGATTGAACTCGCCGTTGTTTCCTCCATGCTCCTGCCCCTCTCCATCTGGCGCGCACTTTTCGATGACAAGGGCCGCAAATGGCTGCACTGGGCGGGAACATGCCTGCTTATCTTTGCAATCGCCGCAACAATTTCCCGATCTGGAATTCTTGGCATTTCCCTTGCAATGGTCATCTTCGTCCCCTTCATGCCCCGGCTTGCACGAAAATGGGCCGCACTTGCCGTCCCAATGGTTGCGGCTGTCCTGTTCATGGGAGTTCCCGGGCTGCTGAGCACGCTATTCGGTGCCCTTGTCCCTGAACCCGGCGACCTTTCCATCAGCACCCGGACAAACAACTATCCGCGCGTGGCGGAAATGTTTGAACAGCGACCCCTTATTGGCACCGGTCCTGGCAACTACCTGCCGGACAACGCCCTGCACATCCTGGACAACCAATACCTCAATGCCACCGTCACGATGGGCCTCCTCGGCCTGCTTTGCACCGTAGCGTACTTTGTCATGCCAGGGCTGGCCGCCTTGTTGGCTGCGAGGACGGCCAAAGCGCCCGTCCTGCGCTGCTTGGCAGCTGCAGTGGCCGCGGCCGGCCTGGTCGCCATGGCTTGCTCCGCAACCTTTGACTCACTTTCCTTTCCCGTTTTCGCCTTGACATATCCGCTCATTATCGGTCTTGGCGGCGCGATCTGGATTATGACCAACAACGAGAATGTTCTGACGAACAAGGGAGTAATCTAA
- a CDS encoding WecB/TagA/CpsF family glycosyltransferase, which translates to MSSAPALFSSFVRKTAAATHAEPRRVKTTPPVELPFRRLDAPEVIALGGALVHLTSFDQALDIILRNAAGAAGRPLAVASANLDHVRHFGQGASGADALMSGAGLRWLTLLDGSPLVSQAERLTHKKWPRLAGSDLSWPILEAAASNSLTVGFLGGRSSTHQLVRERLGRELPNLRVAGYWAPDRQVLGDAAASRDLASDIAGAGVQILFVCLGKPRQELWISAYGHLTGARVLLGFGAAVDFLAGTMRRAPLPVRNAGLEWAWRLVLEPKRLASRYLVQGPAAYARLRLASGFPSTSVPLDWRPKMEMEPGAVQLSGPGSFADPGEPAEVAVLIVTYNSEDRLPFLVEDLRREVGDQSIKVVVADNSPTTATIDALADQPDVHIFATGGNLGYAAGINLAMQRAGAADAFLVLNPDMRLEPGCVAALRLRMRASNAGVVVPLLRDDDGSLYPSLRREPTVSRAMGDAVLGSRLPLRPGWLSEMDFDPSSYVRPHQVDWATGAALLIDSLVARRVGDWDERYFLYSEETDFLRRVRRAGASVWFEPAAQVIHSRGGSGSSPALDALMAANRVRYIRKFRPATYARIFHGAVILSALLRSPLPGHRGILGTIVRESRWAALPGPDCVMDPALMPTGSVIIPAHNEAAVLSRTLQPLVPYAAAGRLEVIVACNGCSDETASIAAQHPGVRVLQISEASKVAALNAADRAASLWPRLYLDADIEIQPAALASVFSALSARTSAPGGAPYAARPEFVYDSHGAHWLVRAYYRARFRMASQRSHLWGAGAYAVSAQGHQRIQAFPRLTADDLYVDRLFSDDEKAIITTTPLVVRTPRSVKGLHAILRRTYRGNAEQGGITGAPVSRKAMELLSTVTGPISAFDAAVYALVVLRSRSAARLACPTTWERDESSRQPTSSPPENQESGNL; encoded by the coding sequence ATGTCTTCTGCACCCGCACTGTTTTCCAGTTTTGTCAGGAAGACCGCAGCAGCCACTCACGCCGAGCCGCGGAGGGTAAAGACAACACCGCCTGTCGAGCTGCCATTCCGCCGGCTGGACGCACCTGAAGTCATTGCCCTGGGCGGCGCTTTGGTTCATTTGACCAGCTTTGACCAGGCACTGGACATCATCCTTCGGAATGCGGCCGGTGCTGCCGGCCGCCCGCTGGCTGTTGCCTCTGCAAACCTCGATCACGTTAGACACTTCGGACAAGGTGCCTCCGGGGCCGACGCATTGATGTCAGGTGCGGGCCTGCGGTGGCTCACCCTGCTGGACGGTTCTCCGCTGGTATCCCAAGCTGAACGGCTGACGCACAAGAAATGGCCCCGTTTGGCGGGCAGTGACCTCTCCTGGCCAATCCTCGAAGCGGCCGCGTCGAATTCCCTGACTGTTGGGTTTCTTGGTGGGCGGTCGTCTACCCACCAACTGGTCCGCGAGAGGCTTGGAAGGGAGCTTCCGAACCTCAGAGTGGCCGGCTATTGGGCGCCTGATCGCCAGGTGCTGGGTGATGCCGCAGCATCACGGGACTTGGCTTCAGATATAGCCGGTGCGGGCGTTCAAATCCTCTTTGTCTGTTTGGGCAAGCCAAGGCAGGAACTGTGGATTAGTGCATATGGCCACCTCACCGGGGCGCGGGTACTTCTGGGTTTCGGCGCAGCTGTGGACTTCCTGGCGGGCACGATGCGGCGGGCACCACTGCCAGTTCGAAATGCCGGTCTTGAGTGGGCTTGGCGGCTCGTTCTGGAGCCAAAAAGGCTTGCCTCCCGATACCTCGTCCAGGGGCCCGCAGCCTATGCCCGGCTCCGTTTGGCCAGCGGCTTCCCGTCGACCTCGGTTCCGTTGGATTGGCGTCCCAAAATGGAAATGGAACCAGGCGCAGTCCAACTCTCCGGCCCCGGGTCATTCGCAGACCCGGGGGAACCTGCCGAGGTTGCCGTACTGATAGTGACCTACAACAGCGAAGACAGGCTGCCATTTCTCGTTGAAGACTTGCGGCGGGAAGTGGGGGATCAAAGCATCAAAGTGGTGGTAGCCGACAACTCACCGACCACCGCCACCATAGACGCACTTGCAGACCAGCCGGATGTCCACATCTTCGCCACTGGGGGAAACCTTGGGTACGCCGCGGGCATCAACCTGGCTATGCAGCGAGCCGGGGCAGCAGACGCGTTTCTGGTGCTGAACCCTGACATGCGGTTGGAACCGGGCTGTGTCGCAGCGCTCCGGCTTCGAATGCGGGCATCGAACGCCGGGGTCGTGGTGCCATTGCTGCGCGATGATGATGGGAGCCTGTACCCATCCCTTCGCCGTGAACCCACCGTCAGCCGTGCCATGGGGGATGCCGTTCTGGGGTCCAGGCTTCCTCTGCGCCCCGGTTGGCTGTCCGAAATGGACTTTGACCCGAGCAGTTACGTGCGGCCGCACCAAGTTGACTGGGCTACCGGTGCAGCCTTGCTGATCGACAGTTTGGTGGCCCGCCGCGTGGGCGACTGGGATGAACGCTATTTTCTTTACTCTGAGGAGACCGACTTCCTGCGGCGCGTCCGCCGGGCCGGCGCCTCGGTCTGGTTCGAGCCAGCCGCGCAGGTTATCCACTCAAGGGGTGGTTCCGGATCCTCACCCGCGCTGGACGCCCTCATGGCCGCCAATCGGGTTCGATACATCCGCAAGTTCCGTCCGGCCACCTACGCTCGAATCTTCCACGGAGCCGTGATCCTGAGCGCCCTGCTGCGGTCCCCGCTGCCGGGACACCGGGGAATCCTGGGAACTATTGTGAGGGAGTCCCGCTGGGCTGCTCTGCCGGGGCCGGACTGTGTCATGGATCCGGCGCTGATGCCCACGGGGTCGGTGATAATCCCTGCGCACAACGAGGCTGCCGTGCTGTCCCGCACCTTGCAGCCGTTGGTTCCCTATGCCGCTGCCGGACGACTGGAGGTCATCGTGGCGTGCAACGGATGCAGTGATGAAACTGCATCGATCGCCGCGCAACATCCCGGAGTGAGGGTGCTGCAAATATCTGAAGCATCCAAGGTGGCGGCACTGAACGCCGCGGATCGCGCGGCCAGCCTGTGGCCGAGACTGTATTTGGATGCAGACATCGAAATACAGCCCGCGGCGCTTGCTTCGGTCTTCTCAGCTCTGTCGGCCAGGACGTCAGCTCCCGGCGGCGCTCCCTACGCTGCCCGTCCCGAATTCGTCTACGACTCCCACGGAGCGCATTGGCTTGTCCGGGCTTATTATCGGGCGCGTTTCAGGATGGCATCGCAACGAAGTCACCTGTGGGGTGCGGGTGCGTATGCAGTCAGCGCTCAGGGGCATCAGCGGATCCAGGCCTTCCCCCGGCTCACGGCCGACGACCTGTACGTCGACAGGCTCTTCAGCGACGATGAAAAGGCCATCATTACCACCACCCCCCTTGTGGTGCGGACCCCTCGCAGCGTTAAGGGATTGCATGCAATACTGCGTCGGACCTATCGGGGGAACGCGGAACAGGGCGGTATCACTGGGGCCCCAGTCAGTCGAAAGGCCATGGAGCTACTTTCCACCGTGACCGGCCCTATTTCGGCTTTCGATGCCGCAGTCTATGCACTGGTGGTGCTTCGCAGCCGTTCTGCCGCCCGCCTGGCGTGCCCCACAACCTGGGAGCGTGACGAGAGCAGCCGGCAGCCTACATCGTCACCCCCGGAAAATCAGGAATCGGGGAACCTTTGA
- a CDS encoding M18 family aminopeptidase: MPLPSSAADHIQDLGAYVSASPSSFHAAHEGGRRLEEAGFVHLDELQPWEGGAGSFFVIRDGALIAWVVPDGAGPATGFNILGAHTDSPSFKLKPKPTTGAHGWLQAGVEIYGGPLLNSWLDRELRLAGRLVMLDGTEHLAATGPLLRFPQLAIHLDRAVNEGLTLDKQRHMNPVWGLGNPTDSDLLGVLAASVAGTSVDPAQIGGYDVVIADSQAPAVFGGKGEFFASGRLDNLSATHAGLAALIAHAGSAGTGSPIAVLAAFDHEEIGSNSRSGACGPILEDILVRISDGLGATVSQRRQALAASFCLSADAGHAVHPNYPERHDPANHPVLNGGPLLKINANQRYATDAFGAAFWARLCGETGVPYQEFVSNNVMPCGSTIGPLTATRLGIRTVDVGVPLLSMHSARELCGVEDPLRLAAVTELFFRTAV; encoded by the coding sequence ATGCCTTTGCCTTCCTCTGCCGCAGACCACATCCAGGACCTTGGCGCGTATGTGAGCGCATCGCCGTCGAGCTTCCATGCTGCGCATGAGGGAGGCAGGCGGCTGGAGGAAGCCGGATTCGTCCACCTGGATGAACTGCAGCCGTGGGAGGGTGGCGCCGGATCATTCTTCGTGATCCGCGACGGTGCACTGATCGCGTGGGTGGTCCCGGACGGTGCGGGACCGGCCACGGGGTTCAACATCCTCGGCGCGCACACCGATTCGCCGTCGTTCAAACTCAAGCCCAAACCCACCACCGGCGCCCACGGGTGGCTGCAGGCCGGGGTGGAGATTTACGGTGGACCGCTGCTGAATTCCTGGCTGGACCGCGAGCTCCGGCTCGCCGGCCGCCTGGTGATGCTCGATGGCACGGAGCACCTCGCGGCCACCGGACCGCTGCTGCGCTTCCCGCAACTGGCCATCCACCTGGACCGGGCGGTAAACGAGGGTCTCACCCTGGACAAACAGCGGCACATGAACCCCGTCTGGGGCCTGGGGAACCCCACGGACTCGGACCTGCTGGGTGTGCTGGCAGCTTCGGTTGCCGGCACATCCGTCGATCCGGCGCAGATCGGCGGGTACGACGTCGTCATTGCGGACTCGCAGGCACCGGCAGTTTTCGGGGGCAAGGGGGAGTTCTTCGCATCCGGGCGGCTGGACAACCTTTCGGCCACGCACGCCGGCCTGGCGGCACTGATTGCGCACGCGGGTTCCGCCGGCACCGGCAGTCCCATTGCGGTGCTCGCTGCCTTCGACCACGAGGAAATCGGGTCCAACTCCCGCTCCGGTGCGTGCGGACCCATCCTGGAAGACATCCTGGTGCGCATCTCCGACGGACTGGGTGCAACGGTGAGCCAGCGGCGGCAGGCCCTGGCGGCGTCGTTCTGCCTCTCCGCCGACGCCGGCCACGCAGTGCATCCGAACTACCCCGAGCGGCATGATCCCGCCAACCACCCCGTGCTGAACGGCGGTCCGCTGCTGAAGATCAATGCCAACCAGCGCTACGCCACGGATGCCTTTGGTGCGGCGTTCTGGGCGCGGCTCTGCGGCGAAACCGGGGTGCCGTACCAGGAATTCGTCTCCAACAACGTGATGCCCTGCGGCTCCACGATCGGCCCGCTCACCGCCACCCGGCTCGGGATCCGCACCGTCGACGTGGGCGTGCCGCTGCTGTCCATGCACTCCGCCCGGGAGCTGTGCGGCGTCGAGGATCCCCTTCGCCTGGCCGCCGTCACGGAGCTGTTCTTCCGGACCGCGGTGTAG
- a CDS encoding amino acid permease — MHADQQLSKSLKPRHLSMIAIAGVIGAGLFVGSGAAIQQAGPGILVAYAAAGLVVILVMRMLGEMAAANPETGSFSTYADKALGRWAGFSIGWLYAWFWIIVLGIEATAGAAIMHRWVPGIDQWVWALVLMVLLTLTNLGSVKSYGEFEFWFASIKVAAIVLFLIFGVAAILGLIPGVPAPGLSNLVNNGGFMPNGPGAVLAGILVVVFSFFGAEIATIAAGESENPVDAVKKAVKSTVWRILVFYIGSIAIVVTLLPWNSASVAKSPYVAVIELFGIPGAGTIMDVVVLTSVLSCLNSGLYTASRMLFSLSTRGDAPRAWTRISRRGVPAAAVLASTVVGFVTVGLNYIAPDTVFLFLVNTSGAIALFVWLVISASQLVLRRRMGAAAKDLQLKMWLFPYLTWAAIISIVALLIGMVIVESTRESLLLSLALAAVVVAVGVLRYRRKGAEAAGQSAVAAEAAPAPAE; from the coding sequence ATGCATGCTGACCAGCAACTTTCAAAGTCCCTGAAACCCAGGCACCTGTCAATGATTGCCATCGCCGGCGTCATTGGTGCAGGCCTTTTCGTCGGCTCGGGGGCAGCCATCCAGCAGGCAGGCCCGGGCATCCTCGTGGCGTACGCGGCCGCCGGCCTGGTGGTCATCCTGGTGATGCGCATGCTGGGCGAGATGGCCGCAGCCAACCCTGAGACAGGCTCCTTCTCCACCTATGCAGACAAGGCGCTGGGCCGCTGGGCAGGGTTCAGCATCGGCTGGCTCTACGCCTGGTTCTGGATCATCGTCCTGGGCATCGAGGCCACCGCAGGCGCTGCCATCATGCACCGCTGGGTGCCGGGCATCGACCAGTGGGTGTGGGCCCTTGTCCTCATGGTGCTGCTGACGCTCACCAACCTCGGTTCCGTAAAGTCCTACGGCGAGTTCGAATTCTGGTTCGCCTCCATCAAGGTCGCGGCCATCGTCCTCTTCCTCATCTTTGGCGTCGCCGCCATCCTCGGCCTCATCCCCGGCGTCCCCGCACCCGGCCTGAGCAACCTGGTCAACAACGGCGGGTTCATGCCCAATGGCCCGGGAGCCGTCCTGGCCGGAATCCTCGTGGTGGTCTTCTCCTTCTTCGGCGCAGAAATCGCCACCATCGCGGCCGGTGAGTCCGAAAACCCCGTGGACGCCGTGAAGAAGGCCGTGAAATCCACTGTCTGGCGCATCCTGGTCTTCTACATCGGCTCCATCGCCATCGTGGTCACTCTGCTTCCGTGGAACTCCGCCTCCGTGGCCAAGAGCCCCTACGTGGCCGTCATCGAACTGTTCGGTATCCCCGGCGCCGGAACCATCATGGACGTCGTGGTCCTCACCTCCGTGCTGTCCTGCCTGAACTCCGGCCTCTACACGGCCAGCCGCATGCTGTTCTCGCTCTCCACCCGCGGTGACGCACCCCGTGCCTGGACCCGCATCTCCCGCCGCGGTGTCCCCGCTGCCGCCGTGCTCGCCTCCACCGTGGTGGGCTTCGTGACGGTTGGCCTGAACTACATTGCCCCAGACACCGTCTTCCTGTTCCTGGTCAACACCTCGGGCGCCATTGCCCTGTTCGTGTGGCTGGTCATCTCGGCCTCGCAGCTGGTCCTCCGCCGTCGGATGGGTGCCGCAGCCAAGGACCTGCAGCTGAAGATGTGGCTGTTCCCGTACCTCACCTGGGCGGCCATCATCAGCATCGTGGCCCTGCTCATCGGCATGGTGATCGTGGAATCCACCCGTGAATCCCTGCTGCTCTCGCTGGCACTGGCTGCCGTAGTGGTGGCAGTGGGCGTGCTCCGCTACCGGCGGAAGGGCGCGGAAGCCGCCGGACAGTCCGCAGTAGCAGCCGAGGCAGCTCCGGCGCCCGCAGAATAG
- a CDS encoding ABC transporter permease: MSSTTTESMPAREPAPSPAGHAARNAGRSLPGPTFILVLNSEVIKFRSLLSTLILLASTAVVMVGFGALSAWGTGQFADAANRDPQAAARMAAQGGDLAVSVPTSGIAFAQLILGSLGVLLMSSEFTTGMARSTFAAVPRRLPAFAAKLVVVMVTSFAVTAVSTWVAGLAAVPILDNYGLKLDLGSSQSVKLLLVNSVYVAAVAAIGMALGTLIRNSAGGIMSLVGIFFVAPIAFQLIPGDFFKEARKYLPGNTVEPLTAAQHVPDTLEAWQAGLVLGAWVVIPVLLAAVLLKRRDV, from the coding sequence ATGAGCTCCACGACCACCGAATCCATGCCCGCGCGCGAGCCGGCGCCCTCCCCTGCCGGGCACGCCGCCCGCAACGCCGGACGGTCCCTTCCCGGCCCCACGTTTATCCTGGTCCTCAACTCTGAAGTAATTAAGTTCCGCAGCCTGCTCTCCACGCTGATCCTGCTCGCTTCCACCGCTGTGGTCATGGTTGGCTTCGGCGCCCTCTCAGCATGGGGAACGGGCCAGTTCGCGGATGCGGCCAACCGGGATCCGCAGGCCGCGGCCAGGATGGCGGCCCAGGGCGGAGACCTTGCCGTCAGCGTGCCCACGTCGGGCATCGCCTTTGCCCAGCTGATCCTGGGGTCCCTTGGCGTGCTCCTGATGAGCTCGGAATTCACCACCGGCATGGCGCGGTCCACCTTTGCTGCGGTGCCCCGGCGCCTTCCCGCCTTCGCCGCCAAGCTGGTGGTGGTGATGGTGACATCCTTCGCAGTCACTGCCGTCTCCACCTGGGTGGCGGGCCTGGCGGCGGTGCCCATCCTGGACAACTATGGGCTCAAGCTGGACCTGGGCAGTTCGCAGTCGGTGAAGCTCCTCCTGGTCAACAGTGTCTATGTGGCTGCTGTGGCTGCCATCGGCATGGCCCTGGGCACCCTGATCAGGAATTCGGCCGGCGGCATCATGAGCCTGGTGGGCATTTTCTTCGTGGCACCCATTGCGTTCCAGCTGATTCCCGGGGACTTCTTCAAGGAAGCCCGCAAGTATCTGCCCGGCAACACCGTTGAGCCGCTGACGGCGGCCCAGCACGTTCCGGACACCCTGGAGGCATGGCAGGCGGGGCTGGTCCTGGGCGCCTGGGTGGTCATCCCGGTACTGCTCGCAGCCGTCCTGCTGAAACGCCGGGACGTGTAG
- a CDS encoding ABC transporter ATP-binding protein, protein MIEVNGLTKVYGAKTAVAGVSFTVRAGQVTGFLGPNGAGKSTTMRMIMGLDRPTSGSATVNGLPYVQHRAPLREVGALLDAKAVHTSRSAYNHLLAMAATHSIPKARVHEVIEMTGLEAVARKKAGGFSLGMGQRLGIAAALLGDPQTLILDEPVNGLDPEGVVWVRNLVRYLAGQGRTVFLSSHLMSEMAQTADHLIVIGRGRVIADAPIQDIITGKGQSRVRVRTDQPDRLHQLLAGRGASIAVPERELLEVTGLDPRTIAAAALENQIMVYELTPLVASLEEAYMELTKDDVEYHSLPAAEVSHP, encoded by the coding sequence ATGATCGAGGTAAACGGGCTGACCAAGGTCTACGGCGCCAAAACCGCCGTAGCCGGTGTCAGTTTCACCGTCCGGGCCGGGCAAGTCACCGGCTTCCTTGGCCCCAACGGGGCAGGAAAGTCCACCACCATGCGCATGATCATGGGCCTGGACCGGCCGACGTCGGGGTCCGCCACGGTGAACGGCCTGCCCTACGTCCAGCACAGGGCTCCCCTGCGGGAGGTGGGCGCCCTGCTTGATGCCAAGGCAGTCCACACCAGCCGCAGCGCCTACAACCACCTGCTGGCCATGGCGGCCACCCACAGCATCCCCAAAGCACGGGTGCACGAGGTGATCGAGATGACCGGACTGGAAGCGGTGGCGCGCAAAAAGGCCGGCGGGTTCTCGCTGGGCATGGGCCAGCGCCTGGGAATCGCGGCTGCCCTGCTGGGCGACCCGCAGACGCTCATCCTCGACGAGCCCGTCAACGGTCTGGACCCTGAGGGCGTGGTGTGGGTGCGCAACCTGGTCCGGTATCTCGCCGGGCAGGGGCGCACAGTGTTCCTCTCCAGCCACCTGATGAGCGAAATGGCTCAAACGGCCGACCACCTGATCGTCATTGGCCGCGGCCGGGTCATTGCTGACGCCCCGATCCAGGACATCATCACCGGCAAGGGCCAGTCCCGGGTCCGCGTCCGCACCGACCAGCCCGACCGCCTCCACCAGCTGCTCGCCGGACGGGGTGCTTCCATTGCCGTTCCGGAACGTGAACTGCTCGAGGTCACGGGCCTGGACCCTAGAACCATTGCAGCCGCGGCCTTGGAAAACCAGATCATGGTGTACGAACTCACGCCGCTTGTTGCGAGCCTGGAGGAGGCATATATGGAACTGACCAAGGACGACGTTGAATACCACTCCCTGCCCGCTGCGGAGGTAAGCCACCCATGA